One region of Mucilaginibacter gotjawali genomic DNA includes:
- a CDS encoding Uma2 family endonuclease, with protein MQLSDLDFSKTYTYADYFKWQFDERLELIKGKIFTMSPAPSRSHQEISLAITLKIGNYLKGKPCKVYTAPFDVRLPRSSKEDNAIITVVQPDICVVCDLSKLDDRGCIGAPDIVVEILSPGNNKKELRNKYEVYEEAGVKEYWIIHPSERTFLKYTLDDKGLFQPSRLLIAGDELTSNVLPGFSMDINEIFEEN; from the coding sequence ATGCAATTATCAGATCTGGATTTCTCGAAAACATATACCTATGCCGATTACTTTAAATGGCAGTTTGACGAGCGCCTTGAACTTATTAAGGGCAAAATATTTACAATGAGTCCGGCGCCAAGCCGTTCACATCAGGAAATATCACTGGCGATAACTTTAAAAATCGGCAACTACTTAAAAGGAAAACCTTGTAAAGTGTACACTGCACCTTTCGATGTACGGTTGCCCCGTTCATCCAAAGAAGACAATGCAATTATTACAGTTGTTCAGCCAGATATATGCGTCGTTTGCGATCTTTCAAAGTTAGATGATCGCGGCTGTATCGGTGCACCGGATATAGTTGTTGAGATACTTTCTCCCGGCAATAATAAGAAAGAACTTCGCAATAAATATGAGGTTTACGAAGAAGCCGGCGTAAAAGAATATTGGATCATCCATCCAAGTGAGCGCACATTTCTAAAGTATACGCTTGATGACAAAGGGCTTTTCCAGCCTTCAAGATTACTTATAGCCGGGGATGAGCTAACTTCAAATGTATTGCCGGGTTTTTCAATGGATATTAACGAGATCTTCGAAGAAAATTAA
- a CDS encoding TonB-dependent receptor: MRYIFTFLLLTASILILKAQNHGTVKATVFDSLTNQPIPLATVSVLELKDSSLVSYTVTDKNGVFTLRNLRQEPSRLLISHVGYQSRHISLKFNSEGLIDLGKILLNTKMLTEVVVKGERVPVIIKKDAIEFDAEAFKTRPNALVEDLLRKLPGVQVDLNGQITVNGRDISKIKVNGKTFFANDPTIATRNLEANMISKVQVYDDRDDDPDHLVPDYQVKKIINLKFKKKFAKGILSTLGVGGGTEDRYAGAGFLAKFQDDLQLSARLGADNLSNTGFFTGNYGGFNTFQFGNGGLNKTNSGNLDFTKDITKKLKLHIEYRFSNTISDNTTHSRIQQNISDTMFNTLTENIQHHRANEQTLHAETEWKPDSLTIIRYVPDLAYSYNNSKSSTGSIKSNTYFPLLNTDTSSNRGSSSSFQYQHSLSYYRKLNKKGASITIGNSVGIHPENSLDFNTDNLLSYIAALASDTLRRSAKNTSNDISAGLNVAYHYPITKKLSGDIVLIGLHDQNKGDLLTYDENLKTGLYTIFLPDQSSNLIRNLWGESVMPQLTYNFTDNISIKAGVTALGQQIGNHFNSYTNDLNQNFFYTLPSAEVHVNDFTLSYSESVQQPSINNLQPITIVYSPLYTFIGNPDLKPTYFNNINLEYRKYNYQTHLNININSHIVIEKNTIVNEQTITPEGANITTPINRNGRFTAYLNGNFSMQFKKRNKWQLMLVSNLSAAAGHNFFIVNGQNGFQNTQNIIFKPELDLDWNDVVTLEPSYNINYAITKYQLVNYPNTSFTTQGAGMAADVSLPVNFRWRVSYNYNYNPLVAPGFQRSANLLDLSISKRIQKDGKGEIGLICYDMLNQNVSFSHYVVANSINDVQNQVLKRYVLLTYTYHFNKFK; the protein is encoded by the coding sequence ATGCGTTATATTTTTACATTCCTGCTGCTTACCGCGTCAATATTAATACTAAAAGCCCAAAATCATGGAACAGTAAAAGCAACTGTATTTGACTCTTTAACAAATCAACCCATACCGCTTGCCACCGTTTCGGTGCTTGAGCTGAAAGATTCTTCGCTGGTATCTTATACCGTTACCGATAAAAACGGTGTATTTACGTTACGGAACCTCCGCCAGGAGCCGTCCCGCCTGTTGATCTCACACGTGGGGTATCAGAGCAGGCATATCAGTCTGAAATTTAATAGCGAAGGCCTCATTGATCTTGGTAAAATACTTCTAAACACAAAAATGTTAACCGAAGTAGTGGTTAAGGGCGAGCGTGTCCCCGTCATCATTAAAAAAGATGCCATTGAATTTGATGCCGAAGCCTTTAAAACCCGGCCCAATGCACTGGTTGAAGATTTGCTCCGGAAGTTACCCGGCGTACAGGTCGACCTTAACGGTCAGATAACCGTAAACGGCAGGGATATATCGAAAATAAAGGTGAACGGTAAGACGTTTTTTGCGAACGATCCCACCATTGCCACGCGAAACCTGGAGGCAAATATGATCTCGAAAGTGCAGGTGTATGACGACCGGGATGACGACCCGGATCACCTGGTCCCTGATTACCAGGTTAAAAAGATCATCAACCTTAAATTTAAAAAGAAATTTGCCAAAGGTATATTAAGCACATTAGGCGTCGGCGGAGGTACAGAGGATAGGTATGCCGGTGCAGGTTTTTTAGCAAAATTTCAGGATGACCTCCAGTTAAGCGCCAGGCTTGGCGCAGACAACCTCAGTAACACTGGCTTTTTCACCGGGAATTACGGCGGATTCAATACGTTTCAGTTTGGCAATGGCGGTCTCAACAAAACAAACTCTGGTAACCTTGATTTCACGAAAGACATTACTAAAAAATTAAAATTGCATATCGAATACCGGTTCAGCAACACCATCAGTGATAATACCACCCATTCCAGGATACAGCAAAACATCAGTGATACGATGTTTAACACCCTGACAGAAAACATACAGCACCACAGGGCAAATGAACAAACGCTTCACGCCGAAACAGAATGGAAGCCTGATTCACTCACCATTATCAGGTATGTACCAGACCTGGCATATAGTTACAACAACAGTAAAAGCAGCACCGGCAGTATTAAATCAAATACCTATTTCCCGCTGCTGAATACTGATACCAGCAGCAATCGTGGCAGCAGCAGTTCGTTTCAATACCAGCACAGCCTTAGTTATTACCGTAAATTAAACAAAAAAGGGGCTTCAATAACCATCGGAAACAGCGTAGGCATACATCCCGAAAACAGCCTTGATTTTAATACTGACAACCTGCTATCCTACATCGCCGCTTTAGCATCCGATACCCTGAGGCGCTCGGCAAAAAATACCAGCAACGATATTTCTGCCGGTTTAAATGTTGCCTATCATTATCCTATCACTAAAAAATTGTCCGGCGACATTGTGCTGATAGGTTTACACGACCAAAACAAAGGCGATTTGCTTACTTATGATGAAAACCTGAAAACTGGCCTGTACACCATATTCCTGCCCGACCAAAGCAGCAACCTTATCCGCAACCTTTGGGGAGAGAGCGTGATGCCGCAGCTTACTTATAATTTCACCGATAACATATCCATAAAGGCGGGCGTTACCGCGCTGGGCCAGCAAATTGGCAATCACTTTAACAGCTATACCAATGATTTGAACCAGAACTTTTTCTATACACTGCCGTCGGCGGAAGTACATGTAAATGATTTTACTTTAAGTTATAGCGAATCGGTGCAGCAACCATCCATCAATAATTTGCAGCCCATCACCATTGTATATAGCCCGCTTTATACTTTTATAGGTAACCCCGATCTAAAACCCACCTATTTTAATAACATCAATTTGGAATACCGCAAATACAATTATCAAACCCATCTGAATATTAACATCAATTCGCATATCGTCATCGAAAAAAACACCATCGTTAATGAGCAGACCATCACCCCGGAGGGGGCTAATATTACCACCCCGATAAACCGGAATGGCCGGTTCACTGCCTACTTAAACGGCAACTTCAGCATGCAATTTAAAAAGCGTAATAAATGGCAACTGATGCTTGTATCGAACCTTTCGGCGGCTGCCGGGCATAATTTTTTCATTGTGAATGGCCAGAACGGCTTTCAAAATACCCAAAATATCATTTTCAAGCCCGAGCTTGACCTTGATTGGAACGATGTTGTGACACTTGAACCTTCGTACAATATTAACTACGCCATTACCAAATATCAGTTGGTTAATTACCCCAATACTAGCTTCACTACGCAAGGAGCAGGTATGGCCGCAGATGTAAGCCTTCCGGTAAATTTTAGGTGGAGAGTAAGCTATAATTATAACTACAACCCTTTGGTAGCCCCCGGCTTTCAGCGGAGTGCCAATTTACTCGATCTTTCCATCTCAAAGCGGATCCAGAAAGATGGCAAAGGAGAGATCGGGCTGATCTGTTATGATATGTTAAATCAAAATGTAAGCTTCAGCCATTACGTGGTTGCAAACAGTATAAACGATGTTCAAAACCAGGTGCTTAAACGTTATGTGCTTTTAACTTATACCTATCATTTTAATAAGTTTAAGTAG
- a CDS encoding PIG-L deacetylase family protein yields MSSRRNFVKTTAAGLGLLTLPGILSADPRNPLEKKKIVCVGAHPDDPESGCGGTLAKLANAGHEVTIIYLTTGEAGIPGTGHDEAARIRKQEAINACKILNAKPVFAGQIDGDTFVSNETLKHVQDLIAAERPHLVFTHWPIDSHKDHQCASLLTIQTWVRSDNKFPLYFFEVCVGEQTMGFKPTDFIDITDTQEQKRKSVYCHTSQDPPGIYGCGHASMEEFRGRELGVKAAEGFVRMTGKGMGGFSA; encoded by the coding sequence ATGAGTTCACGCCGCAATTTTGTAAAAACCACTGCCGCAGGCTTAGGCCTGCTTACTTTGCCGGGTATTTTAAGCGCTGACCCCCGAAATCCATTAGAAAAGAAAAAGATCGTTTGTGTTGGCGCTCATCCTGACGACCCGGAAAGCGGCTGCGGGGGAACGCTGGCCAAGCTCGCCAATGCAGGGCACGAGGTAACCATCATTTATTTAACCACCGGCGAAGCGGGCATTCCCGGCACCGGCCATGATGAGGCCGCCCGCATCCGCAAACAAGAAGCAATTAATGCCTGTAAGATACTAAACGCAAAACCTGTTTTTGCCGGGCAGATAGATGGCGACACCTTTGTGAGCAACGAAACCCTTAAACATGTGCAGGATTTAATAGCAGCCGAGAGGCCCCACCTGGTTTTTACCCATTGGCCCATTGATTCGCATAAGGACCACCAGTGCGCCAGCCTGCTCACCATACAAACATGGGTGCGGAGCGACAATAAGTTCCCGCTGTATTTTTTTGAGGTTTGCGTAGGTGAACAAACTATGGGCTTTAAACCGACCGATTTTATTGATATTACCGATACCCAGGAACAAAAACGCAAATCAGTTTACTGCCACACCAGCCAGGATCCTCCGGGCATTTACGGCTGCGGGCATGCGTCCATGGAAGAGTTCCGCGGTCGCGAGCTGGGCGTAAAGGCCGCCGAAGGTTTTGTAAGGATGACAGGAAAAGGCATGGGCGGTTTTTCTGCTTAG
- a CDS encoding ABC transporter permease: MIKNYLKTAFRSLQKNKGFTAINVLGLALGLATCLLIVFYVFDELSYDRYNANADRIYRVNEDLKLGNNRVQYAVCMAPLAQTLKTVFPDVENTVRLKNIGGMHVNKGAERFLEYSAVFADPSVFDVFTLPIIYGDKKTALTEPNTVVITEATAKKYFGRTDVVGENLIIDGNLERPIKVTAVIKNIPEQSHFHADFLVSMSSNPESRSTEWLRSDFNTYVLMRKGADYKKTEAQFAKLLRNYSGDQMQAELKMSYDKFEKSGSFFRLNMMPLTDIHLHSSQTGELGINGTSQYVYIFSAIAIFILLIACVNFMNLSTARSSNRAREVGVRKVLGSPRKYLIAQFLSESILITLVAVVIAILLALFLLPGFNQLSGKNIVVNSHTLIWLLPSSLVAVLFIGFLAGLYPAFFLSAFQPIDVLKGKISNGFKGGLMRSFLVVFQFSISIFLIIGTLVIYNQLHYIQNRDLGYSRSQVLVIDNAFELGGHAKAFKQEIKQIAGVENATLTGFLPTAPNRSTAIFYKQAQADPKQAIFPQTWNVDEDYVNTLGMKMAAGRNFSSQMSTDSNSLVINSSAAKFLGFTDPVNKIIYKSSGGTIPTFKPYTIIGVVKDFNFSSLHDNISPVIMQLGDDEGALSVKVQTANLPALLRQAQNAWKGLSPAHFQYSFMDQDFNALYQSEQNIGTVFVTFTILAIVIACLGLFGLAAYAAEQRTKEIGIRKVLGASISSITRMLSKDFIKLVCIAILISSPLAWYAMNKWLQGFAYRADFNWWFFVAAGGIAICIAFITVSFQSIKAALMNPVKSLKSE, encoded by the coding sequence ATGATAAAAAACTACCTTAAAACTGCCTTTCGTTCCCTGCAAAAAAACAAGGGGTTTACTGCTATAAATGTGCTGGGGCTTGCTTTGGGGCTTGCCACTTGTTTGCTCATCGTTTTTTACGTGTTTGATGAGTTAAGTTATGATCGTTATAACGCAAATGCCGATCGTATTTACCGGGTAAATGAAGATTTAAAGTTGGGCAATAACCGGGTGCAATATGCAGTTTGCATGGCGCCGCTGGCACAAACGTTAAAAACCGTTTTTCCGGATGTTGAAAACACCGTAAGGCTTAAAAATATTGGCGGGATGCATGTAAACAAAGGCGCCGAGCGTTTTTTGGAATACAGCGCCGTTTTTGCCGACCCTTCAGTTTTTGATGTTTTTACACTGCCGATAATTTATGGCGATAAAAAAACAGCCTTAACCGAACCTAATACCGTAGTGATTACCGAAGCTACCGCAAAAAAATATTTTGGCAGAACAGATGTTGTCGGTGAAAACCTAATCATTGACGGAAATTTGGAAAGGCCTATTAAGGTTACTGCGGTGATTAAGAATATTCCCGAACAATCGCATTTTCATGCCGATTTCCTGGTGTCCATGTCATCCAACCCCGAGAGCCGGTCAACCGAGTGGTTGCGCAGTGATTTCAACACCTATGTGCTGATGCGAAAAGGCGCTGATTACAAAAAGACAGAGGCTCAATTTGCTAAGCTGCTGCGTAACTATAGCGGAGACCAGATGCAGGCTGAGTTGAAGATGAGTTATGATAAATTTGAAAAAAGCGGCAGCTTTTTCAGGTTGAATATGATGCCGCTAACGGATATTCACCTGCACTCCAGCCAAACCGGCGAGCTGGGGATTAACGGCACCAGCCAGTATGTGTATATTTTTTCTGCTATCGCGATATTTATCCTGCTCATCGCGTGCGTAAATTTCATGAACCTTTCAACCGCGCGCTCCTCAAATCGTGCCCGCGAAGTGGGCGTAAGGAAAGTTTTGGGATCGCCGCGTAAATATCTTATCGCACAATTCCTTTCTGAATCAATTTTGATTACGCTGGTGGCGGTGGTCATTGCCATATTGCTTGCGCTGTTTTTATTACCTGGCTTCAATCAACTATCCGGCAAAAATATAGTGGTTAATTCCCACACATTGATCTGGCTACTGCCCTCATCGTTAGTTGCCGTTCTTTTTATCGGCTTTTTGGCCGGTTTGTATCCTGCATTCTTTTTATCGGCCTTTCAGCCAATCGATGTGCTTAAGGGGAAGATATCAAATGGTTTTAAGGGCGGCCTGATGCGCAGTTTCCTGGTAGTGTTTCAGTTTTCCATATCCATTTTCTTAATCATTGGCACGCTGGTAATTTATAACCAGCTGCACTATATCCAAAACCGCGACCTGGGCTATAGCCGCAGCCAGGTATTGGTTATTGATAACGCATTTGAATTGGGCGGTCATGCAAAAGCATTTAAACAGGAAATTAAACAAATAGCAGGGGTTGAAAATGCAACCCTTACCGGCTTTTTGCCCACTGCCCCCAACCGAAGCACAGCTATATTTTACAAACAGGCGCAGGCTGATCCAAAACAAGCCATATTCCCGCAAACCTGGAATGTCGACGAAGATTATGTGAACACTTTAGGTATGAAAATGGCCGCCGGGCGCAATTTTTCAAGTCAAATGTCAACCGATTCCAATTCGCTGGTTATCAATTCTTCTGCAGCCAAATTCCTTGGCTTTACTGACCCGGTAAATAAAATCATCTATAAATCGTCAGGCGGGACAATTCCAACCTTTAAACCCTATACCATAATCGGCGTCGTAAAAGACTTCAATTTCAGCTCCCTCCACGATAATATTTCACCCGTGATCATGCAATTAGGTGATGACGAAGGTGCTTTAAGCGTGAAAGTTCAAACAGCCAACCTGCCGGCACTGCTAAGGCAGGCACAAAACGCCTGGAAAGGGCTCAGTCCTGCACATTTCCAATATTCATTTATGGATCAGGATTTTAATGCGCTGTACCAGTCAGAACAAAACATCGGGACGGTTTTTGTTACGTTTACCATTTTAGCCATTGTAATTGCGTGTTTGGGTCTTTTTGGCCTTGCAGCCTACGCAGCCGAGCAGCGTACCAAAGAAATTGGTATCCGCAAAGTATTGGGAGCCAGTATTTCAAGCATCACACGCATGCTGTCAAAGGATTTCATCAAACTGGTTTGCATAGCCATACTTATTTCTTCGCCCTTAGCCTGGTATGCTATGAACAAATGGCTGCAGGGCTTTGCTTACAGGGCTGATTTTAACTGGTGGTTCTTTGTAGCGGCAGGTGGTATAGCCATATGTATTGCCTTTATTACTGTTAGCTTCCAATCCATAAAAGCAGCGCTGATGAACCCGGTGAAGAGCCTTAAGAGTGAGTAG
- a CDS encoding pyridoxamine 5'-phosphate oxidase family protein, with product MISIKIMGKFYNEIPEQQKAFIEKQKMFFVASAPLSADGHVNLSPKGMDCFRVLSPNRVAYMDIIGSGNETSAHILENGRITFMFCAYDGPPMILRLYGKGYSVIPGDEEWEALAQNFNLVMSTRQIIVADIDMVQTSCGYVVPYYQYGGERDTMPKWVASKGAEALETYKAEKNMQSIDGLPTGLVKGS from the coding sequence TTGATCAGCATTAAAATTATGGGCAAGTTTTATAACGAAATACCTGAACAGCAAAAGGCGTTTATTGAAAAACAAAAAATGTTTTTTGTGGCTTCGGCGCCGTTGAGTGCCGATGGGCATGTTAACCTGTCGCCAAAGGGAATGGATTGTTTCCGGGTGTTATCACCCAACCGGGTGGCTTATATGGATATTATCGGGAGCGGGAACGAAACCTCGGCGCATATCCTTGAGAATGGCCGGATCACCTTTATGTTTTGCGCTTATGACGGCCCGCCGATGATCCTGCGCCTTTACGGCAAAGGATATTCCGTAATACCGGGCGATGAAGAATGGGAAGCGCTGGCGCAAAACTTTAACCTCGTCATGTCGACCCGGCAAATTATAGTGGCCGATATTGATATGGTACAAACTTCCTGCGGTTATGTGGTGCCCTACTATCAATACGGGGGCGAACGGGATACCATGCCAAAATGGGTCGCCAGTAAAGGCGCAGAGGCGCTTGAAACGTACAAGGCCGAAAAGAATATGCAGAGTATTGACGGCTTGCCTACCGGATTAGTTAAAGGTAGTTAA
- a CDS encoding glycoside hydrolase family 30 protein → MLLVAGAANAQKAAAYSAKNKTVKVYVTAENSDKRLTQTETLHFTDKPQPVETEVAVFVDPSKKFQTMLGIGGALTDASAETFYKLPKDKQQELLTAYYDKTRGIGYTLGRTNIQSCDFSSGTYSYVKENDAALKTFDVSHDKQYRIPFIKEVIKAAGGKLTLFASPWSPPGWMKTNNDVLHGGKLKPEFDQSWANFYVKFIKTYEKLGIPIWGLSVQNEPMATQSWESCLYTAEDQRDFIKNFLGPTLYKAGMANKKLIAWDHNRDLMYQQASTILEDPEAAKYVWGIGYHWYETWTGANMNFENERRVAESFPNTHLIFTEGCAEKFDLSKVNDWALGEKYGTSMINDFNAGTVGWTDWNVLLDEKGGPNHVGNFCFAPVHADTKTGQITYTNAYYYIGHFSKFIHPGARRIVSAASRDMLLSTAYINTDGKIAVVVMNKTDKDIDYLLWIKGKAAKTTSPAHSMETLVVE, encoded by the coding sequence TTGCTGTTGGTTGCCGGTGCTGCTAATGCACAAAAGGCAGCTGCCTATTCAGCTAAAAACAAAACGGTAAAAGTATATGTTACCGCCGAAAACTCTGATAAGCGCTTAACACAAACCGAAACCCTGCATTTTACTGATAAACCGCAACCGGTGGAAACCGAAGTGGCGGTGTTTGTTGATCCATCCAAAAAATTCCAAACCATGCTGGGGATCGGCGGCGCTTTGACAGATGCATCTGCCGAGACTTTTTACAAGTTGCCAAAGGATAAGCAACAGGAATTGCTTACAGCCTATTATGATAAAACCAGGGGTATAGGCTATACCCTTGGCCGCACCAATATCCAGAGCTGCGATTTCTCCAGCGGAACCTATAGTTACGTTAAAGAGAATGACGCCGCTTTAAAAACATTTGATGTGAGCCATGATAAACAATACCGCATCCCTTTTATTAAAGAAGTAATAAAAGCGGCAGGTGGTAAGCTTACTTTGTTTGCATCACCATGGAGCCCGCCGGGATGGATGAAAACCAATAACGATGTTTTACATGGCGGCAAACTAAAACCTGAATTTGACCAGAGCTGGGCAAACTTTTATGTGAAATTTATTAAAACCTACGAGAAGCTTGGGATACCGATTTGGGGATTGAGTGTACAAAATGAGCCGATGGCTACGCAAAGCTGGGAATCATGCCTGTATACAGCCGAAGATCAGCGTGATTTTATCAAGAATTTTTTGGGCCCCACTTTGTATAAGGCGGGTATGGCCAACAAAAAGCTGATCGCCTGGGACCATAACCGCGACCTGATGTACCAGCAGGCCAGCACTATATTGGAAGACCCTGAAGCAGCAAAATATGTTTGGGGTATAGGTTACCACTGGTACGAAACCTGGACCGGCGCCAATATGAATTTTGAAAACGAGCGCCGCGTGGCCGAATCTTTTCCCAATACGCATTTGATATTTACTGAAGGCTGCGCCGAAAAGTTTGACCTGAGCAAAGTAAATGATTGGGCACTTGGCGAAAAATACGGTACTTCAATGATCAATGATTTTAATGCAGGCACCGTTGGCTGGACCGACTGGAACGTATTGCTGGACGAAAAAGGCGGACCAAACCATGTGGGTAATTTCTGTTTCGCGCCGGTACATGCGGATACCAAAACCGGGCAGATCACCTATACCAATGCTTATTATTACATCGGGCATTTCTCCAAATTCATCCACCCGGGAGCGAGGCGCATCGTTAGCGCTGCCAGCCGCGACATGCTTTTGAGCACTGCTTATATCAATACTGACGGCAAAATAGCCGTAGTAGTAATGAACAAAACCGATAAGGATATTGATTACCTGCTATGGATAAAAGGTAAAGCAGCTAAAACAACCAGCCCTGCACATTCAATGGAAACGTTGGTGGTGGAATAG
- a CDS encoding metallophosphoesterase family protein, giving the protein MMAIYSCKHFLNIKTTTTLSIALLFCLALLIPATGFCQAKNASTIELIFTSDAHFGISRKAFRGDSNVISEKVNKAMVAQMNSLPGLTFPADNGVDAGKKIDGIDYLIEGGDIANRMEIPIQSAATSFAQFSETYFNGITLKGHDQKPTQFLIVPGNHDITNAIGFYKPMQPLTDPSSMVNIYNLMLKPAKPMTNEAYNYTTDKINYSRDIKGIHFMFITLWPDSAERIWMEKDINKVAKNTPVIIVSHDEPESEAKHFTNPAAPHDMNKQNKFENLVTEYYKEGNAAVKGQTDLEQRGWVKFLKAHPNVKAYLHGNTNFNEFYTYQGPDKDISLPVFRVDSPMKGEISSKDETKLSFLLISIDPVALKLTARECLWDTNPTAPTAKVIFGESKTISLN; this is encoded by the coding sequence ATGATGGCTATTTATTCCTGTAAACACTTTCTGAACATTAAAACAACAACAACCCTATCTATTGCCTTGCTTTTTTGCCTGGCCTTATTAATCCCCGCAACAGGCTTTTGCCAGGCCAAAAATGCTTCAACAATAGAGTTGATATTTACTTCGGATGCCCATTTTGGCATCAGCCGCAAAGCTTTCAGGGGCGATAGCAACGTAATTTCGGAAAAGGTAAATAAAGCGATGGTGGCCCAAATGAACAGTTTGCCGGGCTTAACTTTCCCTGCCGATAACGGCGTTGATGCCGGTAAAAAAATCGATGGGATTGATTATTTAATTGAAGGCGGGGATATTGCGAACCGGATGGAAATTCCGATCCAGAGTGCAGCCACTTCATTTGCCCAGTTTAGCGAAACCTATTTTAATGGGATAACCCTGAAGGGCCATGATCAAAAGCCGACACAGTTTTTGATAGTGCCCGGCAACCACGATATTACCAACGCTATTGGCTTTTATAAACCGATGCAACCACTTACCGACCCAAGTTCAATGGTTAATATTTATAACCTGATGCTGAAACCGGCAAAACCTATGACTAACGAGGCTTATAACTATACTACCGATAAGATCAATTACTCAAGGGATATAAAGGGCATTCATTTTATGTTCATCACCCTTTGGCCCGATTCTGCCGAAAGGATCTGGATGGAAAAGGATATCAATAAAGTTGCTAAAAACACCCCGGTAATAATTGTTAGCCATGACGAGCCCGAAAGTGAGGCCAAACATTTTACCAACCCGGCCGCTCCGCATGATATGAACAAACAAAACAAGTTTGAAAACCTTGTTACCGAGTATTACAAAGAGGGCAACGCCGCCGTAAAAGGCCAAACTGATTTGGAACAGCGCGGCTGGGTTAAATTCCTTAAAGCGCATCCCAATGTAAAGGCGTATTTACATGGCAACACCAATTTTAACGAGTTTTATACCTACCAGGGCCCCGATAAAGACATCTCGCTCCCGGTATTCAGGGTTGATTCACCAATGAAAGGGGAAATCTCATCAAAAGATGAAACCAAACTGTCTTTTCTGCTTATTTCAATTGATCCGGTGGCCCTAAAACTAACTGCAAGAGAATGTTTGTGGGACACCAACCCAACCGCCCCCACAGCCAAAGTAATTTTCGGCGAAAGTAAAACCATATCGCTTAATTAA
- a CDS encoding NAD(P)H-binding protein, whose product MKIILTGSLGHIGKPLTETLVQKGHAVTVISSNPEKQKDIEVLGATAAIGSIEDADFLTATFAGADAVYTMVMGGNYFDPNFDLTAYCSNIAQNYVQAIRLSGVKRVVHLSSIGAHMDKNSGLILAHHNVEVILDKLADVAITFMRPVGFYYNLFSFVPMIKNTGMIASNYGADEMLVWVSPIDIAAAVVEELETPLVGRKIRYVVSDELTGNETASILGAAIGKPDLKWILVSNEQMQGRLESIGMNPKIAAGMAEMFAAQHSGELTADLYRNRPAVLGEIKLADFAKEFAAVYNQK is encoded by the coding sequence ATGAAGATTATATTAACAGGGTCATTAGGACATATCGGAAAACCACTGACCGAAACGTTAGTGCAAAAAGGGCATGCGGTTACTGTGATCAGCAGTAACCCCGAAAAACAAAAGGACATCGAAGTATTAGGCGCCACCGCGGCCATCGGTTCAATAGAGGACGCTGATTTTTTAACCGCAACATTTGCCGGTGCAGATGCCGTTTACACCATGGTGATGGGCGGTAATTATTTCGACCCCAACTTCGACCTGACAGCCTATTGCAGCAATATCGCCCAAAATTACGTGCAGGCTATCCGGCTGTCCGGCGTAAAGCGGGTGGTTCACCTCAGCAGTATCGGGGCGCATATGGATAAAAATTCCGGTCTTATTCTGGCGCATCATAACGTGGAGGTCATCCTGGATAAACTGGCAGATGTTGCCATCACGTTTATGCGCCCCGTAGGCTTTTATTACAATTTATTCAGCTTTGTGCCGATGATCAAAAATACTGGGATGATCGCCTCCAACTATGGGGCCGATGAAATGCTGGTATGGGTTTCGCCGATAGATATTGCTGCCGCAGTTGTCGAAGAACTGGAAACGCCGCTTGTTGGCCGAAAAATAAGGTACGTGGTGAGCGACGAACTTACAGGCAACGAAACAGCAAGTATTTTAGGTGCAGCCATTGGGAAGCCGGATCTGAAATGGATCCTGGTCTCCAATGAACAAATGCAGGGTCGGCTGGAATCTATTGGGATGAACCCGAAGATTGCTGCCGGTATGGCCGAAATGTTTGCAGCCCAGCATAGCGGCGAACTAACCGCAGATCTTTACCGGAATAGACCGGCGGTTTTAGGTGAAATAAAGCTGGCAGATTTCGCAAAGGAATTTGCAGCCGTTTACAACCAAAAATAA